In Paucidesulfovibrio gracilis DSM 16080, the sequence TGGCCTTCGGCGACCAAGGGGAAAAAGAAGTGGCCTTCGGCGACCAGGGGGAAAACCTTTCTGAAGAAAGGTTCTTCCCCCTGGACCCCCTTTCCAAAGACTTTTCCTAGCTCCAGACCTGCGGTCTGTCGCAGATGTTCGTTGTTTATCTGATTTTTATTTTCTCCCCCCTCCCAAAGCAAAAGAACGGCCGAAGCCGTTCTTTTGCTTTGGGGCGCACCGTTGCCGCGAGTTTCGGGAGGGCGCAGCCATCCCGGAAATCGCGGCAACAGAACGACACGCCGCCGCGCTGCTCCCCGCTGCCATCCTCCAGACGTCCTCCCACCCCATGCCCCCGGCCGCGCGCAGCGCGAGACCGGTAAATGGGGGTCCAGGGGGCCGCGGGCCTCCTGGCCGCCGGAGGCATGCCTTTCAGCCGGCCTGTGATCCGTGTGTCCAGGAGGCGATGGGCGTAAGTGGTGTTTGGTCTTTGAAGTCGACCCGGGCAGCGGTGAAGGCTCCGAACCATGGCGGGATGCAGCGTGAGTTCAGCAATCGGAAGGGCATACTTTTTTTCCAGGAGCTGACGGGACCGGGCAGCACGGAAAAGGCGTGCTCTGCGGGTCGCCCCACATTGACTTTGATGAGCCGCCGCATTTCCGGCCAGCTGAACCAGTGGGCGCGTCCCAGGCTTTTTTGTGGATTTCTTCCGTTGCTGAGGTAGTACAAGGACCAGCGATTCAGAAAGCCGATGAGCACGCCTTGTTCGGCAACGCGTGTTGCTTCGCGCAGCATGGCGGCGGGGTCACTGCTGAATTCCAGCACGGTCCAGAGGATCACGAAATCGAATTTCCCGGCCCGGAAGGGCAGGCATTCTCCGTTGGCTGTTTCAATTTCCGCGCGTTTTCCCATGCGTTTTCGTGCGGCCTCGACCATGCTCAGGGAGCGGTCAACGCCTGTGACGTTGAAGCCTTTTTGCCACAAAGATTCCAAAAACAGTCCTGTTCCACAGCCGATTTCCAATAGTCGCGTGCCGCGTCTGGGCCAGCCGGCCACCATGAAGTCAAGCAGTCGCCGTTCGCAATCCAGCGCCACGGCTCCGGCGGTTGTGGTGAACCACTGTTCGTATTTTTCAGGATCCCAGGTCATGCCGACTCCAGGGGCTTGCATGCGGGACCGACCCAAGGTAGGTTCCTCGGTCCGGCAACGGTGTTACTCATGAATGGATTCGTAGACGCATCCCACCAATTCTTTTCTGGATGTCAGCGTTTTTTTGCCCGGGTGACCAATTTGGCGGGGCAGAAAAAGAGTACGGTCCATTTTCCTCGGTGTTGCAATTCCGAGCGGGTCACGCGGGTGAATCCACCCTCTTCCGGATCAAAGGCGTCGAGCGTGAAGTCCTTGACCAGCCCGCCCACACGGGCGCACTCGGGCAAATCTTCAAGATGGTCATGTGCTCAGCTCCTGCGGCCCATCTCCTTTTTTTGTTATCAAGCGTCCTTAACAAGCAGGGTAACGCTGATTATACAGAGGTAGAACGCGATGATTGTGGCGTCAAGCCGCGAGTTCTGGTAGCGTGACAGAGAGGGAATCTCCAACCTTTGGGACAAATAATGGCTAAAAAGCATGGATTTAGGTTGATCGCGGAACGGGAGGTGCCGGAAATCTCCTCTCGTGCGCTGCTGTATGAGCATGAACGCACTGGCGGGCAAGTGCTTTCGATGGTCAATTCGGATGAAAACAAAGTCTTTGGCATCAGTTTTCGGACCACTCCGGCGGACTCCACGGGCCTGCCGCATATTTTGGAGCATTCGGTGCTTTGCGGCTCGCGCAAATATCCCGTGAAGGAACCGTTCGTGGAGCTGCTCAAGGGGTCATTGCAGACCTTTCTCAATGCCATGACGTTTCCGGATAAGACGTGCTACCCCGTGGCCAGCGCCAATGCCCAGGATTTCTACAATCTCGTGGACGTGTATCTGGACGCGGTGTTCTTCCCCAGACTGACGCGCAACGTATTGCGGCAGGAAGGCTGGCACTACGAGCAGAAAGACGCGGGCGAACCCCTGACATGCAAGGGCGTGGTCTACAACGAGATGAAGGGCGCGTATTCCTCCCCGGACAGCCTGCTCTACGAATATTCGCAGCATGCGGTTTTCCCGGACACGGCCTACAGCCTGGATTCGGGCGGCGACCCCGATGTGATTCCCCAGCTCAGTTTTGAACGCTTCATGGCCTTTCATCGTGAGCATTACCACCCGTCCAACGCGTTCGCATTTTTCTGGGGCAACGACGACCCGGAAAAACGGCTGGCCGTGCTGGATGAATATTTCGACCGTTTCGAGCAGGGCGAACCGGGGCGCATGGTCCGGTTGCAGCCGCCGTTTGCAGCCCCGCAGACCGTGACCCGCCACTATCCGTCCAGCGGCGAAGGCAGGAGCATGGTCACCGTGAACTTCGGCCTGCCCGAAACCAGCGACCCGGACCTGAACCTGGCGCTGAACGTGCTGGAACACCTGCTCATCGGTCTGCCGTCCTCTCCATTGCGCAAGGCGCTGCTGGATTCGGGTCTGGGCGAGGACATTACGGGCGTGGGCCTGGAAACCGACATCCGCCAGATGTATTTTTCCACCGGACTCAAAGGGGTTGCCCTGGAAGATGTGGACAAGGTGGAAGACCTGGTGCTGGATACCTTGCGCCAGATTGTGGAGCAGGGCGCACACCCGCACGACGTGGAAGCCGCGTTGAACAGCGAGGAATTCGCCCTGCGCGAAAACAATACCGGCAACTATCCCCGGGGCATGTCCGCCATGTTCCGTGGCCTGTCCACCTGGCTATACGGCGGCAATCCCGTTGACATCATTGCCTTTGAGGGACCGCTCCTGCGCCTCAAGGAACGTGTCGGCTCGGGCGAGGCCGTGTTTGAAAAAATCATTCAGGAACATTTCCTGGACAATCCGCATCGCGTGACCCTGAAGCTGTTCCCGGATCCGGAATTGGCGGAAAAAGTCCGCCGCAAGGAAAGAGAACGCCTTGAGGACGTGCGCCAAAGCATGACCGAAGAGGAGCAGGCCCGGCTGCGCGACATAGCGGACCATCTGCGCGAACAGCAGAGCAAGCCCGACGACCCGGAAAAGCTGGCCGCCATCCCGCGGCTTTCGCCGTCGGACCTCCCCCCCCGCAACCAGATCATCCCCTTGGAATCCTACGAGCGCGACGAGTCCTGCACGCTGCTGCATGACCTGGATACCTCGGGCATCCTGTACCTGGATCTCGGATTTGACCTCTGCCGTCTGCCCGAACGGCTCCTGCCCTACGTGCCGTTGTTCGGCCGGGCCTTGCTGGAAATGGGTACCGAACACAGCGACTATGTGACCCTGACCAAACGCATCGCCCGCAAAACCGGCGGCATTGAGCCGATGACCTATGCAGCCCCCACGCTGCTGACCGACGCGCCCTGCGTTTCCAAGCTCTTCCTGCGCTGCAAATGCACCGTGGATCGCGCCGACGAATTGTTCAGCATCCTGCTGGAAGTGCTCACACAATGCCGGATGGACAACAAAGACCGCTTCCGCCAGATGGTGCTGGAGGCCAAGGCCCGGGCCGAGCAGCGCATGATCCCCTCGGGACACAACGCCGTGGCCGCCCGTCTGCGGGCCGGAATGCACGAAGCCGGACTCACCAACGAACTGATGCACGGAGTGACCAACCTCTTCTACCTGCGGGAGTTGGCCCAGCGCGTGGAAAACGACTTTCCGGCCGTATTGCGCGACCTGCAGGAAATGCGGGAGCTGCTCTTTTCCCGCAATAATCTGATCATCAACGTCACAGCCAGCGAAGATGATTTCGCGGAGATCATGCCCGGCATCACCTCCCTGACCCGCGCCCTGCCGGATGCCATGAACCCGCGGCTGGAACGGACCCCATGCAGCTATCCCGAACGGGAAGCCCTGATCCTGCCCGCTCAGGTCAATTACGTGGGCAAAGGCGCAAACCTGCGGGAGCTGGGCATGGAGTTCAACGGCGCGGCCAACGCGGTGAGTAAATTCCTGCGGGCCGGATTCCTCTGGGATCAGGTTCGCGTCCTGGGCGGTGCCTACGGCGCGTTCTGCATGTTCGATATCTTCTCCGGTACGCTTTGCTTCGTCTCCTACCGCGATCCGAACCTGGACAACACCTTGCGCGTGTTCGACCATGTCGGCTCCTACCTGCGGGACACCGCCCTGAGCCACGACGACATCGAAAAAAGCGTCATCGGCGCCATCGGAGAAATGGACAGCCACATGCTGCCCGACGCCAAAGGATTCACGTCCATGATCCGGCACCTCTCCGGCGTGGACGACGCCTGGCGACAGCAGATTCGTGAGGATATTCTGAACACCACCAGCGGCGACTTCCGGCATTTCGCCGAGGCCGCGCGCCTCGTGGCAGAACACGGACGCTCCGTGGTGCTCGGCTCCGAAGAAGCAATCCAGACCAGCATCCACGAATTCTCAAAAACCACCATTCTTTAAACTCCACCAAACGACCAACACAGGGATCGGTTTCCAACCAAGGGGACCGGTCCCTTTTTTTCTCCTTGGACCGACAGCCTAAAGCCCTGCCCGCCCCAGCCGATAAGAAATGCAGACACTGCTCGGGATCGCTTGTCGCAGCAGCGTTCCCAACAAGGAGAAATCGCGTGTACTACCAAGCGTTTGAACAAAAAATTCCTTCTGAGGCACAACCCTGGAACCAAAATGACGAGCTGTTCGTTTCCCTGCTCTTCTCCAGGGCCATCACCCGAAGCGCCATTCCCGAAGCAGGAACCGCGGTCTTGCAAATCGCCATGAGTCAACTGCTGGATATGTGTCTGTACCTGAGCAAAGACGCGAAAGATTGTTAGCCACGGCTCCATAGCAGCACAGGCTGAAAGGCATGCCTCCGGCGGCCAGGAGGCCCGTGGCCCCCTGGACCCCCATTTACCGGTCTCGCGCTGCGCGCGGCCGGGGGCATGGGGTGGGAGGACGTCTGGAGGATGGCAGCAAGGAGCAGCGCGACGGCGCGATCTCATGTTGCCGCGATTTCCGGGATGGCTGCGTCCTCCCGAAACTCGCGGCAACGGTGCGCCCCCAAACAAAAGAGCGGCCTGGGCCGCTCTTTTGTTTGGGGAGGGGAAAAGGGGGGGGTGAAACAAAACAAAAAAACGATAACCGCGACAGACCGCAGGTCTGGAGCTAAGAAAAGTCTTTGGAAAGGGGGTCCAGGGGGAAGAACCTTTCTTCAGAAAGGTTTCCCCCTGGTCGCCGAAGGCTCTTCTCTTTCCCCGTGGTCGTCAGAGGGCGTATCAGGCGTCCCAGACCGGACCTTTGGGTGTATCTTTCACTTCCACGCCGAGTGCGGCGAGTTCCTCGCGCAGGCGGTCGGCTTCGGTGAAGTCTTTGGCTTTCCGGGCGTCTTGTCGGGCGGCCATGAGTTGTTCCACCTGCTCTGGATCAATGCCTTTGCGGGCGGCGCGGGTGTTGCGCAATTCATCGAGGAACTCGGCGGGATTGCGCTCGAACACGCCGAACACCTTGCCCCAGGCGGCCATATCGGTTTTGATGCGCTGCCAGAGGTCGCGTGCGCCTTCGGATTTCCGCAGGGTTTTATCCTCGCCCAGACGACCGGCCAGCCGCACGGCGTTAAAGACCTGTCCCATGGCTCCGGCGGTGTTCAGATCATCTTCCATGCTTCTGGTCCATTCGGTTTCAATGGTTTCCAGCTCCTGAAGCAGCTCTTCGGGGAGCGGAGTTTTGGACCATTTGGAGCGGACCGATTCCTCGTCGATTTGCCGCAGGGCCGCGTAGACCCGTTTGAGACCTTTTTCCGCCTCTTCCATGGCATCAAACGAGAAGTCCAAGGGACTGCGATAGTGCATGGTCAGCAGGAAGTAGCGCAGGGTCTCGGGGTGGAACTGGGCCAGGATGTCCCGAATGGTGAAAAAATTGCCCAGGGATTTGGACATTTTTTCGGAATTGATCTGCACGAATCCGTTGTGGACCCAGTAGCGGGCAAAGGGTTTGCCTGTGGCGGCCTCGGACTGGGCGATCTCATTTTCATGATGCGGGAAGGCCAAATCCTGTCCGCCACCGTGGATATCCAGAGGCAGGGCAACGTATTTTTCGCTCATGGCCGAGCATTCCAGATGCCAGCCGGGCCGTCCCGGTCCCCAGGGGCTTTCCCAGGAGGGCTCCCCGGGCTTGGCGGCCTTCCAGAGGGTGAAGTCCAGGGGATCCTGCTTGTCTTCCCCGGGAGCGATGCGCGCACCGGATTCGAGTTCTTCGATACGCCGACCCGAGAGCTTGCCGTATCCTTCGAAGGAACGCACCTTGAAGTACACGTCGCCATTGGGCGCGGCATAGGCGTGGCCCTTGTCGATGAGCCGCTGGGTGAGCTGGATCATCTCCTGGATGTGTTCGGTGCATTTGGGTTCCACGTCGGCGCGGAGCACGGCGAGCCGGTCCATGTCCACATAGAACTCCTGGATGAACTTGGCGGCCAGTTCCGCAGGATCCATTCCGGTTTCGGCGGCGCGCTTGATGATCTTGTCATCAATATCCGTAAAGTTGCGGATAAAGGTGACATCGTATTCTTTATGGCGCAGGTAGCGCACGAGCACGTCGAATACCACGCTGGAGCGGGCGTGTCCGATATGACAAAGGTCATACGCGGTGATGCCGCAGACGTACATGTTTACGGCATTGCCGTTCAGCGGGGTGAATTCTTCCTTGTTTCCCGTGAGGGTATTATACAGTCGCATTGAAGAACTCCGGTTGCAACAAGCTGGTATGCTTGTTTTTTGATTGCTGTAACCGATGCTTTCCCGCTAGTCCGCCACAACCTGGATACCCAGGGTGCGAATCACGTCCTTGGGATCCTGCATGCCGAGCAGCTGGAGCATGGCCACGGGTTCGTCGGGCTGGGCCTGGACACGAAGGGTCTGGGGGTTGTTCAAAAACTCTTGAATCTCCTCCATGACCTGGGCGGCGAAGTCTTCGCCGTTGGCCCGGGCGCGCTGAATTTCCCTGTCCGTGTTCTGATTGATTTCCGCCATCAGCTTTTCGCGGGACATGCGCTCTTCCTTGGCGGCCATGTCGAACAGGCGATCCATGAGGGAGTCTTCCCCATAGCTGAGTTCGGCCTGGTCCACGGTCACGAGCATGGCGCTGGGTCCGCCCTTGGTCAGGTCCGCAAGATCCACGTTCCCGAGGCGAAAGGAGAGGGAGAACTGTCCCGCGTCCTTGACGCTCAGGGAGAGTTCCTTGGTTTCAAAGATTTTATCCTTCTCGTCGTAGGCGTAATCCATGACGTAGTCGCAGTGGAGCATTTCGTAGCCCAGGTTGCGGATCACGTCCACGGAGTCGCCGAAATATTCCGGGGTCACGGGGACGTCCACACCGCTGAAGCGGACGGTCACGGCGTGGGGTACGCCGTCCTTTTCCTCGTAGCGGTCCAGCACGAGCTGGTCGATGTCGATGACCTTGCCGCCCAGCACGGCGACCTTGAGGTCGTTGACTTCCGCGGCCTGGGTAAAGAGGTTCACGTCAACGTCGCCGTATTCGGCGTGGACCACATCGTCCATACCCGCGAAGAATTCCTTGACCTTTTGCTCCGCCACATTTTTGGCCATGTAGTGGGCGCCGAAGTAGCCGCCCACAAGGAGCACAGCGCCGATGCACAGCGCCACCAATAAATTTTTGCCTTTTGCCATGATCTCTCCCTCGTTGAATGTTGAAATATAGGTATTGCCGGGCGTTGGTCCGACCGGGCAATTGTCCGTTACTGCATGCAATCGGCGTCGCGCAGGGCGCTGACCAGGGCAACAGCTTTAATACCGCGTTTTTCCCCTGTAAAGCCGAGATGTTCTTCGGTCGTGGCCTTGATGTTCACGCAGGCCATGGGCAATTCCAACAGCCTGGCCACGTTTTCGCGCAGGTGTTCCTTATGCGGGCCGAGCCGGGGAATCTGGGCGATGACGGTCAGATCCACGGAAACAATGCGCGTTCCGCGTTGGCGGGCCAGCGCCTGGGCTTCCTTTACGAATACGGCGCTGCTGCGGTTTTCGTTTTCTTCGGCATTGTCCGGGAAGTGGTCCCCGATGTCCCCGCCGCCGCAACACCCCAAAATGGCGTCGGTAAGCGCGTGCAGCAGCACATCCCCGTCGGAGTGGGCCAAAACGCCCGGCGCTTGGGGGATGGGCACGCCGCCCAGGACCATGGAGCGAACCGGACCAGTGTCGGTTTCCCCGGCATAGCGGTGTACGTCGTAGCCGAAGCCGGTGACGGCCTGCCTGGGCTGCTGGGGGCGCAGCCGTTCCAGGTCCGCGGGGGTGGTGATCTTCATATTGATTTCCTCGCCCGGCACCACAACCACACCGCCCGGTGCGGCGTGCGGGGTTTGTTCCGCGAGCCGTTCCACCATGGATGCGTCGTCGGTCACGTCCCATTCGTGGGTCAACGCCTGTTCGTGCGCCGTTTCCAGCACGCTCCGGTCAAAGCCCTGCGGCGTCTGCACGGCGCGGAGCGCGGCGCGGTCCAGGGTCGTCAGCACCTGTTCGGCGCAATCCACGCTTTTGATGGTGTCGGTTACAGCCAGCCCCGGCACAACGCCCGACGCTCCTTGTTCCAGGGCATTGAGCACGCGGAGAATCAGCGCGGGTGAGGCAAAGGGCCGGGCCGCGTCGTGTACGAGTACGCGACCGCACTCCCGAGGCAGAGCGCGCAGGCCGTGTCGCACGGAATCCTGACGGCGTTTTCCGCCGGGAACTGCCTGCCAGGGCAGGCCCAGGGGAACACGCTGCATCCATTCCCGCAGCTCGGCCTCACGTTGTTCCAGTTCGGATTCGGGGAACACGAACACCAGTCCGCGCAGCGCGGGCAGGGCCGCGAGAGTCCGTGCGGAGCGCCAATACAGGGGCGCGCCGTCCAGGGGCAGAAATTGTTTACGCCGCCCCTCGGTGGCCTCGGCCAAGCGGGTTCCGCTACCGGCGGCCAGCAGCACGGCCCATGTTTCCGGGCTTGCGCTCACGTGATCCTCGTTCGTTGGAGCAAGCCCGCTCCGAAGTGCATCGGAACGGGCCGCCCATGGTGTACAATGTGGAGCCGGACGATAAGCCGGGTTTTGTCTCCCCTTGCGGGGCGGTCGTCATTCATCTGGGGCGGGCGTTACCGCACGCCTCAAGCAACCTACCCGGAAGTCTGATGGCCGGGCCGGCCGACTTCCCTATTTGGTCTTGCTTCGGACGGGGTTTACCTAGCCGGATGCGTCACCGCACCCGCTGGTGGTCTCTTACTCCACCGTTTCACCCTTACCTGCCGGAAACCGGCGGGCGGTCTGTTTTCTGTGGCACTTTCCCAGGATCGCTCCTGCTGGGCGTTACCCAGCGTCCTGCCCTGCGAAGCCCGGACTTTCCTCCACGGCGACATGCACCGCAGCGACGACCTGTCCGACTCCAAAATATATATGCGACGGTTTCGGACCTTCGCGCCGGGCCGACATGGTGACAAACACCGGCCCGGCGCGCAAGTCCGCATTCCGGACTACTCAGCCTCGCGCAACGATTCCGGGGTGTGCTCCACCCAATAGATCAGGCGCTGGCAGTTGGGGCAGGAGAGAATCTGCTTGCCCTTTTGCAGCTCGTTGTAAATCTGGGGAGGAATCATGATGTTGCAGCCGCCGCACACGCCCTCGGTGACCGGAACGATCACGGGATGGGACAGGCGGGAACGGATGAACTCATAGCGGCCCAGGATGGGATCAGGCACGACCTTGCCCGCCTTTTTCCTCTTTTTATCCAAGGATTCAAGGCGTTTTTCCGTTTTTTGCACGCGTTCCTGCAGGGTGGCCCGCTTTTCTTCGCACTGCTCGCGCAGTTCGCCCATTTCCTTGTCCAACTCGGTTTTGGCGTCCTGTTGCGCGGCCAGCTCCTCCACCACGGTGACGCGCTCTTCCTCGCGCATGCGGTTGAGTTTTTCCAAGCTGTCCATCTCGCGCATCATGGCGTGATATTCTTTGGTGTTGCTGGCCATCATGAGCTTGTTCTTGCTCTTTTTGACCTTGCCGGCGTCCTCCTCGATTTCAAAATCAAGGCGCTTTTGTTTTTCCCCCAGGGTTTCGACCTTTTCGTCGATTTCCTGCACACGGGTATTGAAGGACTCCAGGCGCTGTTCAAGATCCGCAAGCTCACGCGGGGCCGCTTCCAGCTCCTCGCGCAGGCCGATGATCTCGTCGTCCACGCTCTGCAAAATCACCAATTGTTCGATCTGTTTCTGATACATACGTCCTCACCTTGTTCTATTCGTGAACCGGCCCAGGCCGGGTTTCACCTGTATTCGAATCCGCCGGATATCGGGCCGCGTCATCGGGCGACGCGGCTTTGCAACGGATCCACGCCCGGAAGAAAACGAATTTCCACGCCTTCCAGCTCCTGTTCCAGCCGTCCGGCAAAGCGGCGCATCATTTCCTCTTCCAGGCAGAAATGTCCCACATCCAGCACATGCAATCCGGCCTGCACTGCGTCCAAGGCCGCATGATATTTCACGTCTCCGGTGATGAAGACGTCCGCCCCGGAACGAAGGGCCGCGTCCAGGGCCGACGCCCCGGATCCCGGCAGATAGGCCACGCGGCGCACGTTTTCCGGCCGGGGACCGATCTCGTTCCACTGATCCCGGCCCACGAGTCCGCCGAGCAGGGCGGTGAACTGTTCATAGGGCAGCTTGCCCGGCAACCGGCCGCTTTCGCCAAAGCCCACGGTTTCGCAGGGGGCGGCCAAACGGGTGCGGAAATAGGCGGTGCGCTCCATTCCGCCCTGGTCCAAAGCGCGGTCCAGGCGGGCGCGCACGTTCTCCCAGGCCGCGCCGTGGCAGAGGATGCGCACTTCGCCCGTGCCTTCCTGGGCCACGCCGAACACGCCGTCCAAATCGGCCAGTTCATCCGCGAGGTCGCCGTCCAGATCCTCCTGAAGAAAGAAGGAGACGGAAACCGAGTCGAACTGATTGCCCGGCTCCAACACTTGCCGGTCCTCCAGGCCCAATTCGTCGCCCAGCCAGCAGGCTGTGCCGCGGGGGCTGGAATCCAGGGAGGTGTGAGCGGCGTAGAGCCAAGCCCCGGAAGGCAGCAGGGTGCGCAGGGCGCGCAGGTAGGGACCGTCCGTAACCGGGGCTGTGGGCTTCATGTAGAGCGGATGGTGGGAGAGCACGAAATCCGCGTCCCATTCCACGGCCAGGGCCAATTGTTCCGGCAGCGGATCCAGGCACACGGCCAGTCGTCGGGCCTGGTGCCGGGTTCCGGCCAGCTGGATGCCGCTGTTGTCCCAGGGGGCGGCGTACCGCTCCGGAGCCAGGGCTTGCAAAGTAGCTATTATTTCTTTTATTTTCATAACTTAGGCGGATTTTTGAAAAAAAGATGCTCCCCTAGGGTTTCCCCTGGGGGAGCATTCGTGCCTCTCGTATGTCGGCGAGGAAAGTGGTGTTTTGTTGACCGTATCCTTGGGCAATACTTCCTTCCTCGGCTCCGCTGCGCTGCGGAGGGGTTGGTAGGCCAGCCAGGATTCGAACCTGGGACCGACCGGTTATGAGCCGGTGGCTCTGCCAACTGAGCTACTGGCCCAAAATTGTCAGGAGCCGGATTCAATACCGCGTAACGGTCCGTCTGTCAAGCAGTGCGCCACGCGGGTTCCGGGCGGATCACCCCCGGATGCGGCGCACCAGCCCCGTGGTGGAATATCCGGACAGCAGCGGCAGGCTGCACACCTCGCCGCCCAAGGCCTGGACCACGTCCCGCCCCACGATGGATTCCACGGGCCAATCCCCGCCCTTGACCAGCACATGCGGCCGCACCGCCCGGATCAGTTCCAGGGGCGTGTCCTCGTCAAAAATGATCACGTAATCCACGCAGGTCAGGCCCGCCAGCACGAAGGCGCGTTCTTCCTGGCGGTTCAACGGGCGTTCCGGCCCTTTGTTCAGCCGCCGCACCGAGTCGTCGGAGTTCAGCCCCAGCACCAGGGCGTCGCCCAGGGCGCGGGCGCGCGTCAGCAGATCCACGTGGCCGGGGTGCAGGATGTCGAAGCATCCGTTGGTGAAGACCAGACGACGCTGTTCCGGCAGTTGTTCGCGCAGCGGAGCAAAGGTGTCCACTGTGAACAGTTTGGGATTGGGGGGGAGCATCGGAGTCATTTTTTTTCCAGGCCCGGGCAGTCGCCCATGAGGATCAGTTCCAGCCAGTCCAGGCCAAAGGCCAGGGCCGCTTCTTCATCCTCCATGATGGCGCGTTGGCGCTCCTCGTCCACGTTCACACGGTCGAACATGCGCATGTCCGTGATGAAGCGGCGGAAATCGTCGGGCTGGTAGAGCGCCAAAAAGGCCATGTTGGCCTGACGTTCATCCAGGGAACGGCCCTGACCCTTCCAGCGATTCATGAGCCGCATGTAGCGGTCGTTGGCTTCGTTGTATTCCTCCAGCCCCTGATCCTGGAGCCACTCCCCGGACGACCAGTGGCTTTTTTCCTTAAAACCGTTGCAGTGCGGTTCCTGAACAATGAAAAAATGTTCCACCAGGTTGCCGTCGTCATCCAGCATGGAGGCGCGGCCCAGAGGATAGGTGCGGCAGGCGCCGGGCCGGTCCGGGTACACGGAGCAGCCTTCGGGCCGCACAAAGGGACAGCTCTGCCGGTCGTCATCCAGCATGCGCAGCCGGACCATGGGGAAGCCCAGATCCTGCCCGGCCGCCACAAGGCAGTGGGCGTGGATGAATTCACGGCTGGATTTGCCCAGGGCGCGACGCAGGCGCAGGGCGTCATAGGGGGTGAGCATGAGGTTCAGGTCGCTGCAACAGGCATTGAAACAGTCCACGCCCGGATGACAGCGAAACTGAAATGTTTCCCCCGGCTTCAGCTGGGGCATGTTTTGCAAAAATTCCCGGCTCTCGTCATTCATGATGGAAATTCCTGTGGTCTGGGTTGATGGTTTGCCGCCCCTCCAGACCAGAGATGCGCGCAAAGATCAAGCGCGGCCCAGGCCTTGCCGTCATGCGGGAGGGAGAATGAAGCGCGGACGCGGGAGCACCGGGCCGGAAGATCAGGGAACCACAAGCCCCAACTGTTTGTACTCGTTGATCTTGTTGCGCAGGGTGCGCACGGAAATACCGAGCAGCTCCGCGGCTTGGGTGCGGTTGCCGCCGGTTTCGTTCAGGGATTTGAGCACCAGGCGTTTTTCCATTTCGTGCAGGGGCATGACCGAGAGCGCCTCGTCCCGGGTTTCGGGCGGGGTGGTGTCCGTGTCCGAGACCGCGCCATCCAGATCGTCAGGCTGCCAGGCTTCGGGATCCATGAGGAAATGGGCCGGGGTCACAGGACCGCCTCCGGCCAGCAGTACGGCGCGTTCCATGAGGTTTTGCAACTCGCGCACGTTGCCGGGCCAGTCGTAGTCCAGCAGCCATTGCCGGGCTTCGTCCGAAAACGGCGGCCGGGGCATGTTGTAGGCCGCGCAGTATTTGGCCACAAAAAATTCCGCCAGGAGCAGGGCGTCCTCGCCCCGTTCGTGCAGGGCCGGGAGCTTTAGCGGGATGACATTGAGCCGGTAGAACAGATCCTGCCGGAATTTGCCCTCCTGCACGGTCTGTTCGATGTCCCGGTTGGTGGTGGCCAGTACGCGCAC encodes:
- a CDS encoding class I SAM-dependent methyltransferase, translating into MTWDPEKYEQWFTTTAGAVALDCERRLLDFMVAGWPRRGTRLLEIGCGTGLFLESLWQKGFNVTGVDRSLSMVEAARKRMGKRAEIETANGECLPFRAGKFDFVILWTVLEFSSDPAAMLREATRVAEQGVLIGFLNRWSLYYLSNGRNPQKSLGRAHWFSWPEMRRLIKVNVGRPAEHAFSVLPGPVSSWKKSMPFRLLNSRCIPPWFGAFTAARVDFKDQTPLTPIASWTHGSQAG
- the ispD gene encoding 2-C-methyl-D-erythritol 4-phosphate cytidylyltransferase, whose amino-acid sequence is MSASPETWAVLLAAGSGTRLAEATEGRRKQFLPLDGAPLYWRSARTLAALPALRGLVFVFPESELEQREAELREWMQRVPLGLPWQAVPGGKRRQDSVRHGLRALPRECGRVLVHDAARPFASPALILRVLNALEQGASGVVPGLAVTDTIKSVDCAEQVLTTLDRAALRAVQTPQGFDRSVLETAHEQALTHEWDVTDDASMVERLAEQTPHAAPGGVVVVPGEEINMKITTPADLERLRPQQPRQAVTGFGYDVHRYAGETDTGPVRSMVLGGVPIPQAPGVLAHSDGDVLLHALTDAILGCCGGGDIGDHFPDNAEENENRSSAVFVKEAQALARQRGTRIVSVDLTVIAQIPRLGPHKEHLRENVARLLELPMACVNIKATTEEHLGFTGEKRGIKAVALVSALRDADCMQ
- a CDS encoding insulinase family protein; amino-acid sequence: MAKKHGFRLIAEREVPEISSRALLYEHERTGGQVLSMVNSDENKVFGISFRTTPADSTGLPHILEHSVLCGSRKYPVKEPFVELLKGSLQTFLNAMTFPDKTCYPVASANAQDFYNLVDVYLDAVFFPRLTRNVLRQEGWHYEQKDAGEPLTCKGVVYNEMKGAYSSPDSLLYEYSQHAVFPDTAYSLDSGGDPDVIPQLSFERFMAFHREHYHPSNAFAFFWGNDDPEKRLAVLDEYFDRFEQGEPGRMVRLQPPFAAPQTVTRHYPSSGEGRSMVTVNFGLPETSDPDLNLALNVLEHLLIGLPSSPLRKALLDSGLGEDITGVGLETDIRQMYFSTGLKGVALEDVDKVEDLVLDTLRQIVEQGAHPHDVEAALNSEEFALRENNTGNYPRGMSAMFRGLSTWLYGGNPVDIIAFEGPLLRLKERVGSGEAVFEKIIQEHFLDNPHRVTLKLFPDPELAEKVRRKERERLEDVRQSMTEEEQARLRDIADHLREQQSKPDDPEKLAAIPRLSPSDLPPRNQIIPLESYERDESCTLLHDLDTSGILYLDLGFDLCRLPERLLPYVPLFGRALLEMGTEHSDYVTLTKRIARKTGGIEPMTYAAPTLLTDAPCVSKLFLRCKCTVDRADELFSILLEVLTQCRMDNKDRFRQMVLEAKARAEQRMIPSGHNAVAARLRAGMHEAGLTNELMHGVTNLFYLRELAQRVENDFPAVLRDLQEMRELLFSRNNLIINVTASEDDFAEIMPGITSLTRALPDAMNPRLERTPCSYPEREALILPAQVNYVGKGANLRELGMEFNGAANAVSKFLRAGFLWDQVRVLGGAYGAFCMFDIFSGTLCFVSYRDPNLDNTLRVFDHVGSYLRDTALSHDDIEKSVIGAIGEMDSHMLPDAKGFTSMIRHLSGVDDAWRQQIREDILNTTSGDFRHFAEAARLVAEHGRSVVLGSEEAIQTSIHEFSKTTIL
- a CDS encoding thioredoxin domain-containing protein is translated as MPECARVGGLVKDFTLDAFDPEEGGFTRVTRSELQHRGKWTVLFFCPAKLVTRAKKR
- the cysS gene encoding cysteine--tRNA ligase, translated to MRLYNTLTGNKEEFTPLNGNAVNMYVCGITAYDLCHIGHARSSVVFDVLVRYLRHKEYDVTFIRNFTDIDDKIIKRAAETGMDPAELAAKFIQEFYVDMDRLAVLRADVEPKCTEHIQEMIQLTQRLIDKGHAYAAPNGDVYFKVRSFEGYGKLSGRRIEELESGARIAPGEDKQDPLDFTLWKAAKPGEPSWESPWGPGRPGWHLECSAMSEKYVALPLDIHGGGQDLAFPHHENEIAQSEAATGKPFARYWVHNGFVQINSEKMSKSLGNFFTIRDILAQFHPETLRYFLLTMHYRSPLDFSFDAMEEAEKGLKRVYAALRQIDEESVRSKWSKTPLPEELLQELETIETEWTRSMEDDLNTAGAMGQVFNAVRLAGRLGEDKTLRKSEGARDLWQRIKTDMAAWGKVFGVFERNPAEFLDELRNTRAARKGIDPEQVEQLMAARQDARKAKDFTEADRLREELAALGVEVKDTPKGPVWDA